A part of Solea solea chromosome 8, fSolSol10.1, whole genome shotgun sequence genomic DNA contains:
- the ccdc125 gene encoding coiled-coil domain-containing protein 125 — protein MQGVSEASSLDDDMVDGDLGDGMRLRSASSPSSSKKTGSLCGLPESLKTQQRVSWRLPRCASLNDMSKDELKDRLQEASEVIDVLCCELEVAHRYLEGKYQALKILQGKAILDKATSHTKSLLQKSDERAKALEKEVNSLQWELSFSQVQMKKAEQSWEQKYNRMVSENQSVSDSLQEREREIQLLRTENSDLSRQCLELLSMFNVREQRVYTGTKPQCSAERHAGVLELAVLGACRCPGVVEACTCSRTAAASRKQLMQLQQELDAQRVRREEAWMVADAFRIAFEQQLRKRSDHFLLLAENNILKSHPCKAEGVNKSPLMDVRRRLRGLLPPGLELKMTDELLDSLYKLLDLLNDKEEALAHQRKVSIMLAHSAEELQRQLHLDSHCQSAGASKSHAHDPPGTHRQSEQTAAASQQLSPCVTDPPCVTDPRSAPSHTNNQLLCHSSH, from the exons ATGCAGGGGGTGAGCGAGGCCTCCAGCCTGGATGATGACATGGTGGATGGAGACCTGGGCGATGGGATGAGGCTCAGATCAGCGTCCAGTCCGTCCTCCAGTAAGAAGACTGGGAGCCTCTGTGGTCTCCCAGAGTCTCTGAAGACACAGCAGAGAGTGAGCTGGAGGCTTCCACGCTGCG CTTCTCTGAACGACATGTCCAAAGATGAGCTGAAAGACAGACTGCAGGAAGCGAGTGAG GTCATCGACGTGCTGTGCTGTGAACTGGAAGTGGCACATCGTTACCTGGAGGGAAAATATCAGGCTCTGAAGATCTTACAGGgaaag GCCATTCTGGACAAAGCCACGAGTCACACTAAAAGTCTGCTGCAGAAGAGTGACGAGAGGGCCAAAGCTCTGGAGAAG GAGGTGAACAGTTTGCAGTGGGAGCTCAGCTTCAGTCAGGTCCAAATGAAGAAGGCTGAACAATCCTGGGAGCAGAAATATAACCG AATGGTGAGTGAGAACCAGAGTGTGAGCGACAGCCTGCAGGAACGAGAGCGCGAGATCCAGCTGCTGCGAACAGAAAACTCTG atctGAGTCGCCAGTGTTTGGAGCTTCTCTCCATGTTCAATGTGAGGGAGCAGAGGGTTTACACAGGAACCAAACCTCAGTGCAGCGCAGAGAGACACGCAGGCGTCCTGGAG CTGGCCGTGTTGGGAGCCTGTCGCTGTCCTGGAGTCGTGGAAGCGTGCACCTGCAGTCGCACAGCTGCTGCCAGCAGGAAGCAGCTCATGCAGCTGCAACAGGAG ctcGATGCTCAGCGCGTGAGGCGAGAGGAGGCGTGGATGGTTGCAGACGCTTTTCGCATCGCCTTCGAACAGCAGCTGAGGAAACGCAGTGATCACTTCCTGCTGCTGGCGGAGAACAACATCCTGAAATCACACCCGTGCAAAGCTGAAG GCGTTAACAAGAGTCCTTTAATGGACGTAAGGAGGAGGTTGAGAGGATTGCTGCCTCCTGGTTTGGAGCTGAAGATGACTGATGAGCTCTTAGACTCTCTCTACAAACTGCTGGACCTG CTGAATGATAAGGAGGAGGCGCTGGCCCACCAGAGGAAGGTGAGCATCATGTTAGCGCACAGTGcagaggagctgcagagacagtTACACCTGGACTCACACTGTCAGAGCGCCGGGGCTTCAAAGTCACACGCTCACGATCCACCAGGGACTCACAGGCAGTCTGAGCAAACAGCTGCTGCGTCACAACAACTGTCACCGTGTGTCACTGATCCACCGTGTGTCACTGATCCACGGTCAGCCCCGTCACACACCAACAaccagctcctgtgtcacagCAGCCACTAG